The Gossypium hirsutum isolate 1008001.06 chromosome D07, Gossypium_hirsutum_v2.1, whole genome shotgun sequence genome includes the window aatattttataccttatttaatatttatattatttgttttaaattaccataaatatatacattgtcttttaaatttttacacatatatttttaataaagaaaGAGTATTGTTTTGTATTTTAAACTATCTTAGTTTTCACtttcattttaagttttatatattgtttGTTTGAGATATTTTACCATTCATTCCAAATTAATCTTATAAATCACTTGATTTATACTATTAGCTATATAAAATTGTTCTCTATTATTTCGTTTCGTACTTGGATTGTTAATATTGGCATGTTAAATTGTTGCATGTGATGTGATTATTATCATTATGTACGTTGCAATTAGTTTATTTGTTTTCGCATTATTGTCATTCATTAACGTGATACTTTATTGAAAAATTGTCGTTTCATGTTCTATATTAtcgtttcatttcatttcatcacttcAAAAGTTACGTTTGATTTGTACATACCCATAATAAACCGTTTTATTTtatcacaaataaaataaatgcaatcTCATTCAAGTATTGTATTCGCTATTATTCAAAAAAgggaaaagttttaaaataaggcaatgtttcgcgttTTGGGAGATTCGAGAAATTGTACCATAATTTAtggggtttcaattttctcgttaaacctaaatagcaaaatatccttttaaatttcaaaatatacgaaatttcaataaaaaatcaaaagcaaGCTTATTCTCGAAGGTTCCCAAATatcatgtcctaacttacgggacgtgACATTTCGTTACCTCGAGACGAGTAGGTCTTTAACTtccttttcaatttattcaagcgtttttaataacattaataaaaaaagggATTGTATCTTAAAtttcctttcaaattttcaactttcggcattaagacattaagtaatcaactaggtaccaattttgggcgcgtCGAGAGTGCTAACCCTTcatcgtgcgtaaccgactcccgaacccattttctagattttgtagaccaaaaatgattgttttagtaaatttaaacttttattaaaatagttacatcacgaggtgatccgatcacacttaaataaaaaaagattggtggcgactcccatgttcgtttttgttttcaaaattaaagtcgaccccgttttcaaaaaaatagtttcgacactCTTTATTTTAGTGAAGTAGATTAAATCTTGAATCTAAGGTTTAGATTTATTCATTTTGATCGAAGGGTTAAAAACAATTTGGTTCTCATTTTAAAAGCTCTCACTGTAATTGCTTcataagaaatatttattttttgccAAATGATTAGAAGTAATTTAgtttctataaaaataaaataaagcaatttaatttatttaattcaattagaaaaattacaaaaatatctttttgtaattaaaataatttatattattcgAGTGTAGTTTATtggtttaatttaaaaataataaataatttgtatACGTGATATTTGAACTTATAATATTTGCATCAATAAAACCTTACCACTCAAccaatacttttatttatttatttatttttctaagtttttactttttattattatttatatttctaaAGCAGAAAAATCGAAGAAaatgaaatttctttttctttagtttgGTCTCTTCGGTTTTTCAAATCTAGAAATACCATATCTTATGAAACTAGGTTCTCactctaaaaatataattttatttaaaataaattcattttttcaaACAACAAACATAAGTGGATATCAAAATATCAATTCTagttcatgttaaaattttaaaaagtatttaaaattgattttaagttaattaaagaaaaattaaacaaaatctaATTTAAGATGGAAAAAGGCCCTATTTCCGgggcaaatgaccaaaaaaagcccttttttcaaaaattaccgaaattggccaattatttaattatttaccggaatggtccattttccgcgaaatcgcgtccacgtcagcgcgatgtcagggtacgtgccaggaaatcgcgtccacatcagtgcgatttgcttacgtggacacaaatcgcgccctctaggacgcgatttgctgacgtggatgaaCAGTTTCTCATTtgtagcttggaaaactttgaaaggccataacttttcgctcggttgtccgatttagacgatttttttatttcgaataacttttcgagatctacgcgctaaCAAAATGTCGCACTTTTGCAAAACTTTTCAATGGCAGATTGTGGTTTGCCTCACTTTTCGTCGAaaaatatccatttttgtccctaaattttgattttttcgatttaaaattaaattttgaaacattcaaatcattatttgtagtgtgtgtatatgttaaTAGTTACGTACAAAAAAGTCAActgaatataattttatattaaattcatttaaGTTCTTCTCAAACGGCCAATGATTCTAACTGTCTTAATTATATGAGTTACCGATGCCTTTGCCTAAGCATCGATGAGCTAACATTTTATATAAGTTATTTCTAATTGTAATTAGCACTTTCTATCATTATGCAGGTTGCTTTTCTTAACTTGGAGAAAATCACAATCTGCCATTTGAGGAACGCAAAGAGGATATGGCACAACAAATTTCATAAGGATTCCTTTTCTATGCTAAAAGAGTTGACTGTTGAGGAATGTGATGTGCcatttgaatcttttttgtacttgttgtTATTGAttcaaaaaagattcaaaattgttaccaacaagattcaaaccaaggtactaagggaaaagagcaagcatcttaaccaactaagctaaactaattaattgatatattataaaaatactgttattatcttaattatattacttacgttctaacCATTTATtggacctattccatacacgtgtcaaatcagaagaaataatacaacaattctgtaaaagAAATCCgatgtttacttcaaataaataaggaaaataatgatttgaatgtttgaaaatttaattttaaaccgaaaaaatcaaaatttaggggcaaaaagggATATTTTTCGACGAAAAGTGCGGCAAACCGCCTTCGACAGTTTGTCAGcacgtagatctcgaaaagttattcgaaataaaaaaaattcgtctcaatcggacaaccgagtgaaaagttatggcctttcaaagttttctaagCTAAAAATGAGAAACTGttcatccacgtcagcaaatcgcgtcctagagggcgcgatttgtgtccacgtaagcaaatcgcgctgacatggacgcgatttcctggcacataccctgacatcgcgctgacgtggacgcgatttcgcagAAAATgaaccattccggtaaataattaaataattggcccatttcggtaatttttgaaaaaaatggacTTTTTTGTCATTTGCCCCTATTTCCGTTccactttcaaaattaaattaataccaATTTGACTTCACATCTAGAAAAGGAAAGTCATggctagaggtgctcatgggccgggcagcccggcccggcctgacggtccgcccgaaatatgggagggtttgggtaaaaatataggcccgaaatatgggcttgggcaaaaaaacgaggcccgattaaaaaatgggccgggccttgggcaccacttttttggcccagcccggcccgaataataaatatttttatttttttatttttaattttaaaatacttttaaaatatttttttttaattttaaaacccaaaaatgATTGGGCGAATCCTCGACATAAGCAAAGCTTTCCACATAATTACTAAGCCCGCTCCTTTCCCAGTGCTATCTATATCCTCACAGTAGTCAAAACCTAGCTTTCCGGCCACCTCGATACATTTGGAAACACATAGAAATCATAGATCAGCGCTATACCTATGGGATaatttcatgcattcataaaatATCCGGAACTAACCCATGCCTCGTATACTCTAACATCAGACTCTCATTGGTTTCCAGCAGGCTCTTGCCTGCCAAAGCCTATAATCTGACACACAGGGTAATGGATGCATGCTTCGATGACTTGTGGTACCAGGTTGCCATCTTGTAGTGACCAGCATGGGGTTGATCCCCATCTGTTGGGTGGTAGAAACGATTCCAAATGTTTGCTGGCTTCGCCTAGGATCCTGCATACCAAGTCCTTGTATGCGTGCTCTGATCGTGACTTGAATGGATGGAGGATTGCTCAATTTtgatatttgataaaatttattactttattctaatttgtttctatttctaaataatattgtatttaaaaagaaagaattatttttctataaaagtTAAATTACAGGTGTGATAAATATTaagtattataaatttttttaccaaaattattattaaaatattttattgagtTGGGTTCACTCGGGTCACCAACCTAATTATAAAATTgtagaaatattttaaaaatatatataattaatattattatgatgacaattttacttttaatattttatattatatttaaataaaaaataaaaaaatttaatgactgtttaataacattaaaatttaaattccttATCACTCCATctatgaataaaatttaaaatatttgttaaagaaATGGTAAAGGTTGTAGAGACTTGGAAACAAGAAAAGGGATACCAAATCTCAATACTCCACATTAAACAATCTGGTCGTATAAAAGGGAGTCCATCCCAATTACGTCGGAACCAcgccattttgatttattctttcCTTCGTTTCCTGGTTCAGGGCTTTCTGTTGTGTTATATTCGCTCTCTCCCCCGAAATAAAGTGAATAAGAAAGCTGTTTTGATACACTACACTGctgaaaaccaaaaaaaaaaaaaaagataaaaaaagatgTTTGGAAGAGCACCCAAGAAGAGTGATAATACGAGGTACTATGAGATTCTGGGTGTTTCCAAGAATGCTTCCCACGATGATTTAAAGAAAGCCTATAAAAAAGCCGCCATTAAAAACCATCCAGACAAAGGTGGTGATCCTGAAAAGGTACAATCTTTGCTTATTGTTTTTTTCTGATTAATTGTGGGTGTAATCGTTTTATCGCTAATTTTGCTtgctgggtttttttttttttgttgattggCAGTTTAAAGAGTTAGCTCAAGCTTATGAGGTTTTGAGTGATCCTGAGAAACGTGAGATATATGATCAGTACGGTGAGGATGCTCTCAAGGAAGGAATGGGTGGTGGAGCCGCGGCTCATGACCCCTTTGATATATTTTCATCCTTCTTCGGTGGTAGTCCCTTTGGAGGTGAGGTTTAGTTTAAAATATGGTTATTTGAGTATTACTTTCCTTCCGTTCTGGAATGTCTTCTTGGGTTTAAGGATATACtcgaacttttttttatttacaggATTCTGACTGAAGAATAGGCTCCGGTATTTGAAACCATCGTTATGTTGTTTAATGTTGGATTGTCTTTTCGGAGCATAATCACTTTCGTTCTAAATTTAACACTTGAATATCGGCTTGTTCGATGACTTAGTAAAACCATTAGTGCTATACTGATAAATGGTTGAGAAATTTGGTAATTCTATGGTTTTTGTGGGATAGAATTTTATGGAGATTTGGATGATTGAATCATGGTGTTATTGTGGATAACCAGGTGCTAGCAGTCGAGGAAGGAGACAGAGACGGGGAGAGGATGTAGTTCATCCCCTGAAGGTGTCTCTGGAGGATCTTTACCTTGGGACCTCAAAGAAGCTTTCACTTTCCCGCAATGTGATATGCTCCAAGTGCAGTGGGTAAGTTAATAGttctcttctttccttttttctccTATGTTTGGAACTGTTGGTAGTATTTGCTTACATGTAATCGTGTTATTTATGACAGCAAGGGTTCGAAATCTGGAGCTTCAATGCAATGCCCTGGTTGCCAGGGTTCTGGTATGAAGATTTCGGTCAGGCACCTTGGTCCTTCCATGATTCAGCAAATGCAACATCCTTGCAATGAATGCAAGGGTACGGGTGAGACGATAAATGACAAGGACCGCTGCCCTCAGTGTAAAGGTGAGAAGGTTGTTCAGGAGAAGAAAGTGCTGGAAGTCATTGTAGAAAAGGGTATGCAGAACGGACAGAAGATTACGTTCCCAGGCGAAGCTGATGAGGCTGTATGTTTTATTCAATAATTAGTCTAGTATATGCACCGTAACATGGGGCCTAACTGATTTTTTATTGATGTTTGGTGTGCTCTGCAGCCTGATACCATTACAGGGGACATAGTCTTTGTCCTTCAGCAGAAAGACCATCCAAAATTCAAGAGAAAGGGAGAAGACCTGTTTGTGGAACATACATTGGCTCTAACTGAAGCTTTGTGTGGCTTCCAGTTTGTGGTTACCCATCTTGATGGTCGACAACTTCTAATCAAGTCGATTCCTGGGGAGGTTGTTAAGCCTGGTAAGTAGTCGGGGACATTTAAGGCTTTCTTATTTTGCATTGCCTGGTTTTTAACTTGTGTAACATTTTATCCCAGATTCATTTAAGGCAATCAATGATGAGGGGATGCCCCTGTACCAGAGGCCATTCATCAAGGGCAAAATGTACATTCACTTCACCGTTGAATTCCCTGATTCTCTGAACCCTGATCAGATTATGGCACTTGAGGCTATTCTGCCGCCAAAACCAACATCTCATTTGACTGATATGGAGCTCGATGAGTGCGAGGAGACCACGCTACACGATGTGAACATTGAAGAGGAGATGAGGAGGAAGCAGCAGGCAGCTCAGGAAGCCTATGATGAAGATGAGGATACGCATGGTGGTGCCCAGAGGGTGCAATGTGCTCAACAGTAATGAATTGAAGCTGAGTTTGAGTAGTATTCATATTCCTAGGTTTATGGAAGCTGATCTTCATAGTAACATAACTGGGACTGTATGGTTTTTTTTGCAAGTCTGCTCTGTTGCAGTCCGGAAGTGTTCTTTGTTTACCAGACATTTTTATAGAAAATGTCGATTTCTCTGTaggctatttatttatttttaattaatgttttctcACTTAAGATTTCCACACTTTCAGTCTAGGATCCACCACTCTTGATTTTAGCTACATGTGCGCCAAATCTTCTTTAACAATAAGACTAGTACCATATTTGCATGCATTTCTATTCCATTATGATTGAAAACAGAATGAAACAATTCTTTATTTATTGGATTTGTTCTAGTCTTGCAAAATCTCCATAAATGAATGAACTCCAACTTCCTtcctataaataaaataaatgaaattttgtgtacAAAACTAAACTAAACTCTGCTTACCGACACTTAATCTCGGGGAATGTGTACCTTTTTCTGCAGAAAACGAAATACCTGTGAGACCGGAAACTTAGGGTTACTCTTGGATTTTATACATAATCTTGCTACAACTAAAAGCTTCTTAAGCTCCCTAGCATCATAATTGTTCCCAAGATCTGGATCTATCATCATATGGATGGAACTGCTTAGCCGAGATCCTTGGACCCATTGGATTAAATCAGTGCCCCCTTGCTCCGATGACTGCCCTGTTATTAGCTCCAATATCAGAACCCCAAGCTGATAAACTATGTTGCCACATTCCTGATCCATGCATTCTGCAATCAAACAATGAATATCATATTCTATCAACACACATTGGAATGGAAAGCAACTCTTGCTATAGTATCAACTCACCTTCCGAACACGAGGAATGAGGCATTTGAACATAAGTTCCAATTGAACTGAGAAGGCCGACGTCTGATAGCTgttttaaagaaagaataatgGTCATTACTTTTTATTAGCTTCTTATGATGTCAGTGTTAACTATACAAATGCTAACATCAAAAGGGAATGAAAGTTGACCTTTGCTGTAAAGTTTTCATCTAGC containing:
- the LOC107954227 gene encoding dnaJ protein homolog, whose translation is MFGRAPKKSDNTRYYEILGVSKNASHDDLKKAYKKAAIKNHPDKGGDPEKFKELAQAYEVLSDPEKREIYDQYGEDALKEGMGGGAAAHDPFDIFSSFFGGSPFGGASSRGRRQRRGEDVVHPLKVSLEDLYLGTSKKLSLSRNVICSKCSGKGSKSGASMQCPGCQGSGMKISVRHLGPSMIQQMQHPCNECKGTGETINDKDRCPQCKGEKVVQEKKVLEVIVEKGMQNGQKITFPGEADEAPDTITGDIVFVLQQKDHPKFKRKGEDLFVEHTLALTEALCGFQFVVTHLDGRQLLIKSIPGEVVKPDSFKAINDEGMPLYQRPFIKGKMYIHFTVEFPDSLNPDQIMALEAILPPKPTSHLTDMELDECEETTLHDVNIEEEMRRKQQAAQEAYDEDEDTHGGAQRVQCAQQ